A single window of Pyrus communis chromosome 10, drPyrComm1.1, whole genome shotgun sequence DNA harbors:
- the LOC137748756 gene encoding spindle and kinetochore-associated protein 1 homolog translates to MEVKTAGASLDSVISGFNRRIAELQDLVIARNVYPASSVTDLLAVDAAVKAMELQVQAIKDRLRDETLAIPKAKKLVDAALKQQKKLQDMSVYVPSHVPERMSMLNLDTNKCLFPEGTQQNTGFGSFKLEEEPAALPKEKKGRSPPPLWFITAEELDSLSGYMRGRLTVEKINAAINDMVTYAEANAQLIFAPKKKVAGDLWEKALEMRDIAMTEGIRGKHFFLETDMKGPTLKPDNTGKAILTVLRHLGRVSETRIGPHRVIILLKRP, encoded by the exons ATGGAGGTAAAGACAGCAGGGGCGTCGTTGGATTCGGTTATCTCAGGGTTCAACCGTCGGATCGCGGAGCTTCAAGATCTCGTCATTGCGCGAAACG TGTACCCGGCGAGCAGCGTCACCGATTTGTTGGCCGTCGACGCGGCCGTGAAGGCCATGGAGCTTCAGGTTCAGGCCATCAAGGACCGCTTGCGTGATGAAACCCTAGCCATCCCTAAAGCTaaa AAACTCGTCGATGCCGCGCTGAAGCAGCAAAAGAAATTGCAGGACATGTCAGTTTATGTGCCCTCGCATGTTCCCGAAAGAATGTCGATGTTGAATTTGGATACTAATAAGTG TTTGTTTCCAGAAGGAACTCAACAAAATACTGGTTTTGGGTCCTTCAAGCTTGAGGAAGAGCCTGCTGCTCTACCTAAG GAGAAAAAGGGACGTTCCCCTCCACCATTGTGGTTTATAACTGCTGAAGAGCTGGATTCTTTGTCAGG GTACATGAGGGGAAGGCTTACAGTAGAGAAGATCAATGCAGCTATTAATGACATGGTGACATATGCAGAAGCAAACGCTCAGCTGATATTTGCCCCAAAGAAGAAG GTAGCAGGAGATCTTTGGGAAAAGGCACTG GAAATGAGGGACATTGCAATGACAGAAGGAATAAGGGGAAAACACTTCTTTCTCGAAACTGACATGAAAGGACCAACCTTGAAGCCTGACAACACTGGAAAAGCAATACTAACT GTCCTTCGTCACCTTGGTCGTGTAAGCGAGACACGTATCGGGCCTCATCGAGTGATCATTCTATTGAAGCGTCCTTGA